The DNA region ATGCAGCCAAAAATTCTGATGCCACATGAATGCCTTTTAGTTTAACACCTAGGGCATCTGCTATTGTTTGATAGATCTGATTCCATGTTAATGTCTCATCAGAAGTAATCTGCACCGCTTCACCTATGGCATGTATATTACCCATAAGCCCAACAAAGCCTTTTGCAAAGTCCGATGTATGGGTCATGGTCCATAAGGCTGTTCCGTCGCCATTAATGATAACCGGTTTACCTTCCAACATTCTTTTTGCCACTTGCCAGCCGCCTTGATGACCTTTTACACTGATTGGTATTGACCTGGTACCATAAGTATGACTTGGTCTAACAATCGTAACCGGGAACCCTTCATTTCTGTATAGATCCATTAAATAGGCCTCACAAGCTATTTTGTCTCTAGAATAAGCCCAGTATGGGTTAGAAAGTGGTGTACCCTCATTCACTCTGTAATCGGATAAAGGCTTTTGGTAGACAGAAGCAGAGCTAATGAATATAAATTGCTTCGTCTTATTCTTGAAAAGTCGATAATCTCTTTCTAAATGTGACGGTTCAAAAGCAATGAAATCTGCAACCACATCAAATGATAGATTCTCAATTAAAGATGAAAGCTTTTCTTCATCTTGTATATCGCAAGTGATGTAAGTTACGCCTTCATCTCCAAGGGCCTCATTTCGATTACCTCTATTTACGATATAAAGTTCTGTACCCTTTTTAATTAAGGCCTTTGAAATAGCTAAACTAATCGTGCCTGTTCCGCCAATAAATAATACTTTCATAAAAATCTCCTATCTTTTTCTTTCACACTTATTTGGATGCATTTAATCCAAGTACTTTTTATACCAGTCCATCTTTCCTGAGTTGTTCAATATGATCAATCAAGGTGGTTTCAAGTGACCGATATGTCATTTTGAGCTCCTGAATGCTTCGACTGTTATCTGCTTTTAATGTATACCCTACATTATTCTTAATATATTGTTTAGAAAGGCCAATCATAGGCGCAATAGCCCATATAACAGGCTTTGGAATTATTCTTCGTGGTAATTTATACTGGTCGCCATAATGATGCTTTATGATCTTTGCCATCTTTAGAAAGCTACCATTTTCATTGGCAATAATATATCTTCCATGTGCTTCTTGGGTAAAAGCAGCTCTTATATGACCGGTTGATATATCCCGTATATCTGAAAAAACATACTCAAGATGAGGGACCCCCGTTCTAAATGCACCGCTAAGAAGACGCCTTAAGGTGTCAATAGATGTGGCATCTACCCGCTTAGATAGCGAGGGACCAAAAACAAATCCGGGATGAATGGTAACCAAATCCCAGGCTTCTTGCTGACCCACCATCTCCCACGCCTTTTTTTCTGCCATGGTTTTTGAATAGCTATAGGGGTTATTATCTAAGGAACTGGTCGAATTCCACATCGTTTCATCAAAAGCTTCAATACCCAAGTCATCCATATCACGATTGTCTCCGTAGATGGCTGCCAGACTACTGGTTAAAACAACACGTTTGACTGTTTTGGATCGATTGACTGCCTCAAGAACATTAACAGTGCCTTGCACTGCCGGTTCTAGCAGATCTTTTCTTGGATCTAGATTGCGATCTACAGAAAAAGGTGACGCCGTATGCATCACATAATCTGCACCTTCAATGGCCAGATTAAAACTACCTGATTTGAGCAAGTCTGCTTCGAATATTTTTAATGTACCTTCATATTTTTTCTCAAGATTTAGAAGATGTACGTACTTCTCTTTATCTTTTAACTTTCTTACGGTTACACGCACCTCATGGCCATCTTTGAGCAAATCTCGAACAATCCAAGATGCAATATAGCCGGTACCTCCGGTTACAACAACTTTCATTTTATCCATATAATCATCCTTTCAAATACGACAACGCCTCTATCACTATGATGTCCCATGATGCATGGATTGTCAAGGTTAAGCTTAGATGCTATAATATTATAACAAGCATATATAGGTATTATTATTAAAATAGTAGCATACTACTCAATACAATAGGCGCTTTTGAATGGAGGCTGATTACATGTCTCAGGACATTGTTATGGACTTAAGGAAATTTGTTGCTCCTGAAATCATTATCGGTATTGATGCAAGACTTCTTATTCATCGCTATTTAACGCATTTTAACTCAAAAAGACCTATGGTTGTTACAGATGCAGGCGTAAAAGATCAGCCCTGGTTCTTAGAATTAGAAGATCTTATACGATCCAATTCTGAAGATATGATCGTTTTTGATGATGTTACCCCAAATCCTAGAGATTACGAAGCCATGATGGGTGCGGAAATCTTTCTTTCTCATGATTGCGACTTATTGATTGCCGTCGGTGGTGGTAGCCCTATTGATTGTGCAAAATGTATCAGTATTGTATCCACCAATGGTGGCCATATTCTAAATTATGAAGGTGTAGATGAAATCAAGCTTCCCGGACCACCACTCATCTGTATCCCAAGTACTTCTGGAACTTCAGCAGATATCTCTCAGTTTGCCATCATTCAAGACTCTCAGGAGTCTGTGAAAAGAGCAATTATCAGCAAAAAAGTGGTGCCCGATCTTGCTTTAATAGATCCTATACCGCTTATGACCATGGATAGATATCTAACTGCATGTACAGGTATGGATGCTCTAACCCATGCAATAGAAGCTTATGTATCCAATGCTCACTCACCATTAACCGATGTCCATGCACTAGAAGCCATTTCTCTTATCTATAATAACATTGATAAAGCGGTGGCAAAAGACCGAAGTCTAGATACGATGTATCAGATGCTCCTTGGATCCTTGCAAGCCGGCCTTGCTTTTTCAAATGCCAGTTTAGGCGCTGTTCACGCCATGGCCCATTCTTTAGGTGGTCTTTTGGATCTTCCTCACGGAGAATGTAATAGCATCCTTCTTGAACATATTATTGCTTTGAATTTTGATGCTGAAGTAGAACGTTATAAGGCTATAGCAAAGCAACTGGATATTCAAACACATCTATTAACTGATGATGATATTTGTGAAGAAATCTTACTAAAAATTCGTTTTATGCGCGAAAAACTAAATATTCCTTCGTCCATCAAGATCGCCTCTTTATCCTCTGATATCATTGACCGTTTAATTGTAAATGCACAAAATGATCCTTGTATGGTCACCAATCCAAGAATCTTGTCCACCAAGGAGTTGAAAAGCATTTATGAGCAAATCCTACGAATCTGATAAAAAGAAGTCTTTCACCCGTGAAGCCATCATTGGTTTAGGTGAAGACTCTTTTAGAAAAAACTATTACCCTGAATTACAAGACCATCTTCTTGAACTTGAACGCATCAATAGTAGAAATAAAGCCTTAATCACAACCATCCCTGATATCTTACTGGTATCTGATATCAAAGGTCATATCTCTCCCTTTAATGTCTCAAGGCTTAAGAATAATGAAATGACCCTAAGTATTATGAAAAATCAGGAGCTGATTCAAAAACTTAGAACCCTCGTTTCCGAAGTGGTTATATCTAGACTATTGATTACTTATGATTTTCAAATGGAAGTTGATCATAAAACGTTTTACTTTGAAGCACGCATCCATATTTCCACCTTCGATGAAGTCTTAATCATGATTCGCGATATGACCGATCGCATCACTTTAGAAAATCGTCTAAGAACCCTAGTGGATAAAGATAATCTTTGCAATGTCTACAATCGAAGGTACTTTGAGTATTACTTGGCCGATTTTAATATGCAGGAAATCATTAGCTTTACCATTATTATCATAGATATCGATGGGCTTAAGCTCATCAACGATACGCTTGGCCACTTATCCGGTGATCGGGTCATTGTTACTGTTGCCGAGCTTATAAAGAAAACTTTTAACCATTTTGGAATGATTTCTAGAATTGGTGGAGACGAATTCGGCATTGTACTACATGGTTTTTCTGCCAATGACATTGAAGGCTTTCTTGATACTCTAAAAACTTTGGTTAAAGAAGATAATCAACAGACTGAATCTGTAGAATTATCTCTGTCTTACGGATACAGTCACCACGAGTCCGGCGTCTTAAATGTAGACTGGGTTTTTCAAGAAGCAGATAATAACATGTACCAGAATAAATTGCTTAAGACCTCTAGTACTAAAAACAATCTTGTCAAAACGCTAATGAAAGCATTAGAGGCAAAAGACTACATTACGGAGGGGCATGCAGACCGCATGGAGATGCTGGCAACTATAATCGGGCATGAACTGAATCTTCCTCAGAACATCATTGATCGCATTCAACTTCTAACCAAATTTCACGATATTGGCAAAGTCGGTATTCCAGATAGTATCTTGAAAAAAGCTGGAGCTCTTACACCTGACGAATGGAAAGTGATGTGCACCCATTGTAACATTGGAGAACGTATTGCTAATGAATCTACTGAGCTCAAAGATATCGCCCACCTTATACTGAAGCATCAAGAACGCTGGGATGGTAAAGGCTACCCTTTAGGACTTGCTGGTAATGAAATACCCCTTGAATGCCGTATTTTAGCCATCGTTGACACTTTTGATGCCATGACCAACGATAGGCCTTATAGAAAAGCATTACCCATGCATGTCGCCGTAGAAGAGATCTTAAATCATGCCGGCACCCAATTCGATCCTGAATTGGTCAAAGTTTTTCACAAAGTTGTTTTTAAAGCTTACCCTTTATAGACTTAATCTATTTACAACGAAGTTCTTTTCAATAAAGGGCATTTATAGTATAGTCGATTACCCTCGACAATGCTATAAATGCCCTTTATAGCTTACTCTTAGAATCAAATTTATACCCTACACGTACAACAGTATGAATTCCGTAAGCCTTATCTTTCAATTTCTTTCGAATTTTTTTAATATGGGTATCTACAACCCGAAAATCACCAAAATAATCATATCCCCAAATGGTGTCCAATATCTGCTCTCTTGATAAAACCATACCATCATTTTCTATTAGATATACCAAAAGCTCATATTCTTTGGGTGCAAGTTCAATTTCTTCGCCACCTATTTTCACTGTATAAGCATCTTTATTAATCTCAATGCCCATCTTTGATATGATATGCATCATACCACCGCGGCCTTCTTCCAAACGGTTTTGCATCCTTTTAACCCTTGCTAAGAGAACCTGCAAATTAACAGGCTTTGTCACGTATTCATCAACACCCAATTCAAAGCCAAGCAACTGATCGGAATCATCGTCTCTCGCTGTTAACATAATAATTCCTACATTAGACTCAGCCCTAATTCTTCGACAAACAGACCATCCATCCATTTTCGGCATCATTACATCCAGTATAATGATTTCGATATCATTATCTTCAAATACCTCTATGGCTTCCTTACCGTCTGCTGCTTCAAAAACCTTGTAGCCTTCGTTTCTAAACGCCTTTGCAATGACTTCACGTATAACCGTTTCATCATCTACAATCAGTATTCTACCATGCACATCCCCACCCCCAAGTGATACATGTCTTATAGAATATTATATCTTATTTTTATATATCATACAATAATTTAATAGACATCTGTATGGTTAAGTTTTGATGCTTTAACCAAGTCAGTGTTATTCTAACAATTTTAGAAAGGCTGTTGGTAATGGATAGTTGCTAATAGCTTCCGGAAGGATCCACACCACTTCCGGG from Petrocella atlantisensis includes:
- a CDS encoding SDR family oxidoreductase, translating into MKVLFIGGTGTISLAISKALIKKGTELYIVNRGNRNEALGDEGVTYITCDIQDEEKLSSLIENLSFDVVADFIAFEPSHLERDYRLFKNKTKQFIFISSASVYQKPLSDYRVNEGTPLSNPYWAYSRDKIACEAYLMDLYRNEGFPVTIVRPSHTYGTRSIPISVKGHQGGWQVAKRMLEGKPVIINGDGTALWTMTHTSDFAKGFVGLMGNIHAIGEAVQITSDETLTWNQIYQTIADALGVKLKGIHVASEFLAACSDYDFGGSLLGDKSQTVVFDNSKLKRLVPEFVATTRFDQGIKMTIDHFLANEAMQKEDPEFDAWCDRVIEALEKARKSIIL
- a CDS encoding response regulator transcription factor, coding for MHGRILIVDDETVIREVIAKAFRNEGYKVFEAADGKEAIEVFEDNDIEIIILDVMMPKMDGWSVCRRIRAESNVGIIMLTARDDDSDQLLGFELGVDEYVTKPVNLQVLLARVKRMQNRLEEGRGGMMHIISKMGIEINKDAYTVKIGGEEIELAPKEYELLVYLIENDGMVLSREQILDTIWGYDYFGDFRVVDTHIKKIRKKLKDKAYGIHTVVRVGYKFDSKSKL
- a CDS encoding iron-containing alcohol dehydrogenase, translating into MSQDIVMDLRKFVAPEIIIGIDARLLIHRYLTHFNSKRPMVVTDAGVKDQPWFLELEDLIRSNSEDMIVFDDVTPNPRDYEAMMGAEIFLSHDCDLLIAVGGGSPIDCAKCISIVSTNGGHILNYEGVDEIKLPGPPLICIPSTSGTSADISQFAIIQDSQESVKRAIISKKVVPDLALIDPIPLMTMDRYLTACTGMDALTHAIEAYVSNAHSPLTDVHALEAISLIYNNIDKAVAKDRSLDTMYQMLLGSLQAGLAFSNASLGAVHAMAHSLGGLLDLPHGECNSILLEHIIALNFDAEVERYKAIAKQLDIQTHLLTDDDICEEILLKIRFMREKLNIPSSIKIASLSSDIIDRLIVNAQNDPCMVTNPRILSTKELKSIYEQILRI
- a CDS encoding NAD-dependent epimerase/dehydratase family protein; translated protein: MDKMKVVVTGGTGYIASWIVRDLLKDGHEVRVTVRKLKDKEKYVHLLNLEKKYEGTLKIFEADLLKSGSFNLAIEGADYVMHTASPFSVDRNLDPRKDLLEPAVQGTVNVLEAVNRSKTVKRVVLTSSLAAIYGDNRDMDDLGIEAFDETMWNSTSSLDNNPYSYSKTMAEKKAWEMVGQQEAWDLVTIHPGFVFGPSLSKRVDATSIDTLRRLLSGAFRTGVPHLEYVFSDIRDISTGHIRAAFTQEAHGRYIIANENGSFLKMAKIIKHHYGDQYKLPRRIIPKPVIWAIAPMIGLSKQYIKNNVGYTLKADNSRSIQELKMTYRSLETTLIDHIEQLRKDGLV
- a CDS encoding bifunctional diguanylate cyclase/phosphohydrolase; translated protein: MSKSYESDKKKSFTREAIIGLGEDSFRKNYYPELQDHLLELERINSRNKALITTIPDILLVSDIKGHISPFNVSRLKNNEMTLSIMKNQELIQKLRTLVSEVVISRLLITYDFQMEVDHKTFYFEARIHISTFDEVLIMIRDMTDRITLENRLRTLVDKDNLCNVYNRRYFEYYLADFNMQEIISFTIIIIDIDGLKLINDTLGHLSGDRVIVTVAELIKKTFNHFGMISRIGGDEFGIVLHGFSANDIEGFLDTLKTLVKEDNQQTESVELSLSYGYSHHESGVLNVDWVFQEADNNMYQNKLLKTSSTKNNLVKTLMKALEAKDYITEGHADRMEMLATIIGHELNLPQNIIDRIQLLTKFHDIGKVGIPDSILKKAGALTPDEWKVMCTHCNIGERIANESTELKDIAHLILKHQERWDGKGYPLGLAGNEIPLECRILAIVDTFDAMTNDRPYRKALPMHVAVEEILNHAGTQFDPELVKVFHKVVFKAYPL